The genomic DNA GCGTCCAGTTCATACATATTGCCGTAGTTATTAGTCGCACCACCTGTCCGGGCTGCTTCCAGCACACCGGCAAAACCAAACAACCCGGCTGCGATAGCGTAAATAACCAACAGGTTCCACTTGACATTAATCCCCGATACAATGGCCGCATTCACATTGCCGCCAATTGCATACATGTTCTTACCCAGCTTAGTCTTGTTATAGATAACCCAAACTATGCAGGCTACCACAATCGCAATAAGAACGATATAAGGAAGCGAGTAATCACCGGTCCCAATAGATCCCGATCCCAGTGAAGTAAAATCAGTCCGTAAACCGCCGATAGGCTGTGATTCGTTTGGCTTCATATCAAAATAAAGTGAGTTTGCGCCATAGACGGCTACATACGTACCCAAAGTGGCAATGAACGGCGGCACACTTAACCGGGAAACTACCAAACCATTGATACAACCAACCATCAGCGATGCTACGATGGCAACAATAATCGGAAGAATCAATGGCAGCGGTGATAAACCAGGAAAAAAGAGTCTTGAATAATCCGGGCTTTGCAGCATGGAAGCCGATAGTACGGCAGCCAGCCCAACTACGCGGCCTGCGGAAAGGTCCACACCACCGGTAATCAAAATAAAGCCCATCCCTAACGCAATAATAATACGGGTAGCCGATTGCAGGAGCACATCACGGAATGTGCTAATGGATAAGAAGTTCGTGTTATATACAGCAATCGCTACAATCAAAGCAAGTAAAACAAAATAGATTGCATACTGTGCCAAAAAATCCTTGGCTCTTTTCGCATCCATATTTAGATAAACCTCCCTTGTCTACGCCATATACAGCGTGGCATGACGCATAATCTCTTCTTCTGTTGCATTTTCCCGGTCAATAATCCCGGTCAGCCGCCCTTCGCACATGACCATGATTCGATCGGACATTCCCAAGAGTTCGGGCATTTCCGAAGAAATCATGACAATGCTTTTTCCCTGTCTGGCCAGTTCCGCAATAATCGTATAAATTTCAAATTTAGCTCCAACGTCAATTCCACGGGTTGGTTCATCCAGCAGCAATATCTCTGGTTCCGTAAGCAGCCAGCGTCCAATTAACACTTTTTGCTGATTACCGCCGGACAGATTCTTCATTAACTCCTTTTCGGAAGGAGTTTTTACACGAATTTTTTTAATATTCTCAATAGCGTCTTGACGCATTCTTTTCTCATCTAATAGAAGATACGGCGTTTGGTAACGGTCTAAGCTGGCAATTGCCGTGTTCTCCGTTACAGGAAGTACCGGAAAAATACCGGTAACACGCCGTTCTTCAGTCAATAAGGCGATTTTTAATTTTTTGGCATCCGACGGCGAGTGAATCCGTACCTCTTTACCTTCAATATAGAACTTGCCTGTACTAACCGCTCGCAAACCAAAAATGGCTTCTATAAGCTCGGTGCGCTGCGCCCCTACCAGGCCGCCAATACCAAGAATTTCACCTTTGCGCAACTCAAACGATACGTTCTTAAAAGATCGCGGATTGGGCGAAGTAAGATTTTCTACCTTTAATACCACGTCACCCGGAATATTATGTTTTTCCGGAAAACGCTGAGATAAATCACGTCCCACCATTTTCGAAATAATCATATCCGTAGTCATTTCTTTTGCCTGCCAGGTACCAATGTATTTACCATCCCGCATGATGGTGACATCATCGGATATTTGCAAGATTTCCTCCATCTTGTGGGAAATATAAATGATCGAAACACCACGTTTGCGTAAATCACGAATAATACGGAATAAATGCTCAACCTCATTACCGGTCAACGAAGATGTCGGTTCATCCATTACAATAAGTTTGGAGTGAAAAGATACGGCTTTCGCTATTTCGATGGATTGTATCTTAGATACGGACAAGGTTTTAACCAGCGTGTGGGGATTCAGGTCAATCTCCAGATCTTTAAACAATTGCGCCGTGTCGTCATGCATTTTTTTGTGATCAATAAACTGAAAAGGGCCAACTCCCTTCATGGGAAACCGCCCCAGCCATACATTTTCCATAACGCTGCGCTGCGGCACAGGATGCAGTTCTTGGTGGATCATGGATATTCCATAATTGAGAGCATCTTTGGAATTCTTAATCTCCAGTTTCTCACCATTCAGAAATATTTCTCCCGCATCAGGATAATAAATGCCAAACAGACATTTCATCAGCGTCGACTTGCCTGCACCATTTTCCCCCATAAGCGCATGAACAGTGCCCGGTCGCACCTTAAGCATTACATCATCTAACGCTTTTACGCCTGGAAATTCTTTGGATATATGATTCATTTCAAGTAAATATTGTATTTCCGACATGATACCACCTCTCTTTCCAAAGGCTTTAAAATCAAAGGCAAGGAACCACACCTATTACCTTGGCCCTTGCCTTTTCATTTAACTTAAAAAGAACTTTTCCAGACGATTACAGGAAATTATTTTGCGTCGTTTATGTTATCTTTGGTAATTTTCTTGTAATCAATCCAGATGTATTTGCCATCAGTAATGTCATAGCCTACATTGTCTTTCGAAGGAGCTTGGCCTAAAGCAAGAACAGTAGCCAGGTTAGTTGTGGCTTTACCCTGATTTACTGCATCGTTCAGAACCGTACCATACAGAGTGCCATCTTCCAGTGCTTTCAGAGCCGGAGCCGTAGCATCAACACCTACAACAGGCATAAATTTACCGTTTTGGAAATAACCTTTAGCTTTCAATGCTTCGATAGCACCCAATGCCATATCGTCATTGTTGGCAAGTACACAATCAATGTTGTCATGAGCAGCCAAGAAAGCAGCCATTTTTTCCTGTCCTTTTACGCGGTCCCACATAGCGGTATCTTCAGCAACTTTTTCCACTTTCAGACCGGCATCTTCCATAGCTTTAATGGAATATTTGGTCCGCAGTTCAGCATCTTGATGGCCCGGTTCGCCTTTGATCATGACATAGTGGATAATGCCATCTTTGGTCGGATGTGCTTTGAAATAATCCACCAGCAATTGGCCTTCCATCGTACCGGACTGTTCGGCCTTAGCGCCTACATAATATACTTTATCCCACTTTTTCATATCTTCCGGTAGAGGTTCGCGGTTTAAGAATACAATAGGAATATTAGCTTTTTGAGCTTTGTCAATTAATACGCCTGCTGCACTGCGGTCTACAGGGTTAATGGCCAACGCTTTTACTTTCTTATTGATAAACAAATCGACCTTGTCATTTTGGGTTGGTTGAGAGTTCTGGCTGTCAACAATATCTACTTGGGCTTTTCCTTCTGCAGCTTTCGAGATGGCGCTGCGTAC from Propionispora hippei DSM 15287 includes the following:
- the mglC gene encoding galactose/methyl galactoside ABC transporter permease MglC gives rise to the protein MDAKRAKDFLAQYAIYFVLLALIVAIAVYNTNFLSISTFRDVLLQSATRIIIALGMGFILITGGVDLSAGRVVGLAAVLSASMLQSPDYSRLFFPGLSPLPLILPIIVAIVASLMVGCINGLVVSRLSVPPFIATLGTYVAVYGANSLYFDMKPNESQPIGGLRTDFTSLGSGSIGTGDYSLPYIVLIAIVVACIVWVIYNKTKLGKNMYAIGGNVNAAIVSGINVKWNLLVIYAIAAGLFGFAGVLEAARTGGATNNYGNMYELDAIAACVIGGVSTAGGIGTVPGILVGVLILTVINYGLTFVGISPYWQLIIKGSIIVSAVAVDIRKYISKR
- a CDS encoding sugar ABC transporter ATP-binding protein, which codes for MSEIQYLLEMNHISKEFPGVKALDDVMLKVRPGTVHALMGENGAGKSTLMKCLFGIYYPDAGEIFLNGEKLEIKNSKDALNYGISMIHQELHPVPQRSVMENVWLGRFPMKGVGPFQFIDHKKMHDDTAQLFKDLEIDLNPHTLVKTLSVSKIQSIEIAKAVSFHSKLIVMDEPTSSLTGNEVEHLFRIIRDLRKRGVSIIYISHKMEEILQISDDVTIMRDGKYIGTWQAKEMTTDMIISKMVGRDLSQRFPEKHNIPGDVVLKVENLTSPNPRSFKNVSFELRKGEILGIGGLVGAQRTELIEAIFGLRAVSTGKFYIEGKEVRIHSPSDAKKLKIALLTEERRVTGIFPVLPVTENTAIASLDRYQTPYLLLDEKRMRQDAIENIKKIRVKTPSEKELMKNLSGGNQQKVLIGRWLLTEPEILLLDEPTRGIDVGAKFEIYTIIAELARQGKSIVMISSEMPELLGMSDRIMVMCEGRLTGIIDRENATEEEIMRHATLYMA
- a CDS encoding galactose ABC transporter substrate-binding protein; amino-acid sequence: MKRNWKALILSTLLAGALVAGCSSGGQQGDAKKDDGGKPTIGVAIYKFDDTFMSGVRSAISKAAEGKAQVDIVDSQNSQPTQNDKVDLFINKKVKALAINPVDRSAAGVLIDKAQKANIPIVFLNREPLPEDMKKWDKVYYVGAKAEQSGTMEGQLLVDYFKAHPTKDGIIHYVMIKGEPGHQDAELRTKYSIKAMEDAGLKVEKVAEDTAMWDRVKGQEKMAAFLAAHDNIDCVLANNDDMALGAIEALKAKGYFQNGKFMPVVGVDATAPALKALEDGTLYGTVLNDAVNQGKATTNLATVLALGQAPSKDNVGYDITDGKYIWIDYKKITKDNINDAK